From the Venenivibrio stagnispumantis genome, one window contains:
- a CDS encoding apolipoprotein A1/A4/E family protein: MATTKERVDKLEKLMAELIKTQQRTELELQRLSKEMREFKDEMRTEMKEFKEAIRKDTEEFKEAINRDTEKFKEAIKKDTENFKETMRKEMQEFKEAINRDTEKFKEAIKKDTENFKEAMRKEMQEFKEAINRDTEKFKEAIKKDTENFKEAMRKEMQEFKEAINKDTEKFKEAIKKDTDELKKSMNKRWGELANKLGTIVEDIIVPAVSPVVKQYFNCEIDDLQVNRKKKDKKTGLKDEFDVIAVSDDCKTVFLVEVKSTPKIDYINEFKDRKIDRFLALFPEYREYKLIPIFASLRLEEDIINYLTKQKMYAMAYKEWEYMDILNFDKINQLN, from the coding sequence ATGGCTACAACAAAAGAAAGAGTAGATAAGCTTGAAAAATTGATGGCGGAACTTATAAAAACACAACAAAGAACTGAACTTGAATTACAAAGATTATCCAAAGAGATGAGAGAATTTAAAGATGAAATGAGAACCGAAATGAAAGAGTTTAAAGAAGCAATTAGAAAAGATACCGAGGAGTTTAAAGAAGCTATTAATAGAGACACTGAGAAATTTAAAGAGGCCATTAAAAAAGACACTGAGAACTTTAAAGAAACTATGAGAAAGGAAATGCAAGAGTTTAAAGAAGCTATTAATAGAGACACTGAAAAGTTTAAAGAGGCAATTAAAAAAGATACCGAGAACTTTAAAGAAGCTATGAGAAAGGAAATGCAAGAGTTTAAAGAAGCTATTAATAGAGACACTGAGAAATTTAAAGAGGCTATTAAAAAAGATACCGAGAACTTTAAAGAAGCTATGAGAAAGGAAATGCAAGAGTTTAAAGAAGCTATTAATAAAGATACTGAGAAATTTAAAGAGGCTATTAAAAAAGATACGGATGAGTTAAAAAAATCTATGAATAAAAGATGGGGTGAGTTAGCTAATAAACTTGGAACGATTGTTGAGGATATAATAGTTCCGGCAGTTTCTCCTGTTGTAAAACAATATTTTAATTGTGAAATAGATGATTTACAGGTTAACAGAAAGAAAAAAGATAAAAAAACCGGATTAAAAGATGAATTTGATGTTATAGCAGTTAGTGATGATTGTAAAACTGTGTTCTTAGTAGAAGTTAAATCTACGCCGAAAATTGATTATATAAATGAGTTTAAAGATAGAAAAATAGATAGATTTTTAGCTTTATTTCCGGAATATAGAGAATATAAACTAATTCCTATCTTTGCAAGTTTAAGATTAGAAGAAGATATAATAAACTATCTAACGAAACAAAAAATGTACGCAATGGCTTATAAAGAATGGGAATATATGGATATTCTTAATTTTGATAAAATAAATCAACTAAATTAA